Proteins encoded by one window of Branchiostoma floridae strain S238N-H82 chromosome 6, Bfl_VNyyK, whole genome shotgun sequence:
- the LOC118418628 gene encoding gastrula zinc finger protein XlCGF57.1-like, producing the protein MSLLTSYQDMATARYRSPTEVGQGHHDGSHTGVSQVDLEKPLARLTGERPFKCGDCGYRGAKKYDLSRHIRIHTGEKPYKCDQCDYTAAEKSSLNYHLKKHTGERPFMCGDCGYRATKQSDLTKHIRVHTGERPYKCDQCDYSAKEKSSLNQHMIYKHTSEKPFMCGECGYRASKKSDLFRHMRTHSGEKPYKCDQCDYSAARKTTLDDHKTLHSGKKPYKCDTCEYRAARKTHLRLHMRTHTGEKPYKCNQCDYSAAQMSVLQYHLTKHTGEKPFICGECGYRTAKKSNLVIHMRVHTGEKPYKCDQCDYSAAHKPHLDEHLARHSGEKPFSCGQCGYRTAKKSDLSRHVHTHTKDKPFKCDQCDYSAADKASLKHHLAKHTGEKPFKCGQCGYGTTQRIALTIHMRVHTGEKPYKCDQCDYATAGRSNLNKHMTTHTGEKPYMCGECGYRTTRRTHLIQHIRTHTGEKPYKCDQCKYSTAYQSDLAKHKKTHTKETAMHV; encoded by the coding sequence ATGTCTTTGTTGACTTCTTATCAGGACATGGCAACAGCAAGGTATAGGTCTCCCACTGAAGTTGGTCAGGGCCACCACGATGGGTCTCACACTGGGGTTTCACAGGTTGATTTAGAGAAGCCGTTAGCAAGACtcactggtgagagacccttCAAGTGCGGGGACTGTGGGTACAGGGGAGCcaaaaagtatgacttatccagacatattagaatccacacaggagaaaaaccatacaagtgtgaccaatgtgactatacTGCAGCGGAAAAGTCTAGTTTGAACTATCATTTGAAGAAACATACTGGTGAAagacccttcatgtgtggggattgtgggtacagggcaactaAACAGTCAGACTTAACCAAACATATTAGAGtacacacaggagaaagaccctacaagtgtgatcagtgtgattattctgctaaAGAAAAGTCTAGTTTGAACCAACACATGATATACAAACATAccagtgagaaacccttcatgtgtggggagtgtggttacAGGGCATCTAAAAAGTCTGACTTGTttcgacatatgagaactcattcaggggaaaaaccttacaaatgtgaccagtgtgactattctgcagcacggaaaaCCACTTTAGATGACCACAAAACACTGCACTCTGGTaagaaaccctataaatgtgataCATGCGAGTACAGGGCAGCTCGAAAGACTCACTTGCGCCTACATATGAGAAcgcatacaggagaaaaaccctacaagtgcaaccagtgtgactattctgcagcacaaatGTCTGTTCTGCAATACCACCtcacaaaacacaccggtgagaaaccttttatttgtggtgagtgtgggtacaggacagctaaaaaGTCTAACTTAGTGATACACATGAGAgtccacacaggggaaaaaccctacaagtgtgaccagtgtgattattctgcagcacacaaaCCCCACTTGGACGAACACCTAGCAAggcacagtggtgagaaacccttctcGTGTGggcagtgtgggtacagaaccgctaaaaagtctgacttatcccgtCATGTTCATACCCACACAAAAGacaaacccttcaagtgtgatcagtgtgactattctgcagcggATAAGGCAAGTTTGAAACATCATttggcaaaacacaccggtgaaaaaccattcaagtgtgGGCAGTGTGGGTATGGAACAACTCAAAGGATTGCCTTAACCATACATATGAGAgtccacactggagaaaaaccttacaaatgtgaccagtgtgactatgctaCTGCAGGGAGGTCAAATTTGAACAAACACATGACAacacacaccggtgaaaaaccctacatgtgtggggagtgtggttacAGAACAACCCGACGGACACACTTGATACAACATataagaactcatacaggagaaaaaccctacaagtgtgaccagtgcaaaTACTCCACAGCTTACCAATCTGATCTAGCGAAACACAAGAAAACTCACACAAAAGAAACAGCCATGCATGTGTGA